The genomic interval ATGCAGGTCATCTGAAATAAAGAAGAACAAACACAGGGACACTTAAGCTTTGACTATTAGTTTCATTACAGGGGAATATTTGGACTGTCAGTGTTATTCTACTCACCTGACACCATGGGTAATCGTTCCGATGCAAGATAACTTTATAAGGATTAAAGGTACTGATGGCTTTCCTCTCCTGATCAAGCAACCGTACATACAACTTATACCGACTATACTTAGAGTCTGGGGTATACCTGCAGATGAGACATCCAATAAATGTGGTTCTGTtcaaaaattgtgttttcatattaaaatcTGATTTAACACTGTGTGTAACTGTACTGTGTTCTTagggatagttcatctaaaaatgaaaactctgttatcatttacactcactcatgtcattccagacctgTGTGACTTTCAGTCTTCAGCAGaacataaaggatatttttgAAAGTTGATTGTGTTCAAATCACAGGAGACTCAATTAACTTTCAtcgtatggacaaaaaaaaatattaggtaTCTTCTTTTGTACAAAGAAATCACACAggtttaaaatgaagtgaaggtgagtaaatgataacagaattcaACACCTAAGATACTGTAGTATAAAATGGAAGTTTGAGTAAATGCTCACCAGTCTGATATTTTAATATGAGGTTGCAGTTGATCCATGAAAGCATCACTGTAACCTTCTTTCTTCAAATCAATCAGCTGCTCCTTTTGATATACACTGAGGACAACGTTGAGTTGGGTGATTCACGTGTGCATTGGCTTGATGATTGATTTATCTTCATATTGCAACATcgactaaaattaaatttgtacaaAACCCTTCTAGAAAGATTTAACATGTCAAACATACCTAGATGCTACAAAGCATTTGGTAACTGTGTTGTCTGGAAATGGCTTTCCAATTTCTCCTGTCACCCAGTGGTCCCCTGTGTTATGTACAAACTCCCATTCTTGAAGTCCATCTAATAAAAACATGAGTAAAGATCAACCTGAagcaaaatgtattatagtgaCCCTTACTGGATAATCTCAGTTATGTGGCCTACCATCAGCTTTGGGATTCTTGAGCAGGTTTCTTCTATATTTAGACTGCAAGTAAAACAGGCGCCAGTCCTCTGGGACTCTGGAAGCATCATACGGCTGGATCTCCTCTCTCTTGCAGCGCTCTCTCCAGTGTGCAGCACTGTCCACCAGCTCCTTCCACTCATGACACACCAACCGACAGACCTGGACCACCTGATGCGCAGGCAGGTTCATCAAAATCTCCTCAACCATAGGCAGAGGAATAGCTGACTGCTGACCTGAACACTGACAAAGGAAAAAAGATTACCTTTCATTTCCAATCCTAGTTGGCATGATCCAAAAGACTCAGATTTGTCCACAAAAAAGTCTCCATTATTTCCCCATTATATCTGGACGAGTTCAGGCCTGTTCCAATGTCCACACTTTGGTCTTGGTACAAAGGTAGCAAGTGCACAAGATTACCCCAGGTCTGGCAAAATGGCAAAGCTTAGTGGCCCTAATGCACACTAAATCCACTATATCCCGCTTACGGATATGCCATCCTGACACTCACACTGGGTATCAGCTtccaaacactgcaaaaaatgtatactttgtcttgttttcagccaaaatattaaaaaattcttaaatcaagaaggattttccaGACAAGCAAAAACTATTGTCTTGCTTTCagaaaaaagaagtcaaaaatatagctgcaagcagtgatgaCGGGCCCAAGCCGTCAGTGCAATTTCCACCCCGTTAGCTCCAAGATCATTCAGTGTTCctattattatactttatttgtaGATAAAAATCTATGATTTTGCATAAAATGACTTTATCTGGGTGGAGCTGATAGTTTCTTAATCATGTTTCTTGCTACCGGGTGTCTGTTAGAATAAAACATAGGACCAGAGAAGactataaattgtttttaacacaTACAggaactgaaatttaaaaaactattaaaagaaAAGGCTCAATGAACTGTTGCACTGATATTATACACCAGCGCTTCCCAACCTTTATTCAGTCATGGCACCctttcaaaatttcaaattttttcaaaattggcACCCTACACAAACACTACTGCTCTGGATGAAGATGACGGTTCAGAAGCATGTTAAAGAGcagcaggtcatatgggttttctaaaaatatattttttgcagtttgtagtgtagctatccttcaatgtaaacagtcagcaaagttgttcatcaaaaaagtgcatgataaatatattgttcaaaAGAAAGTGTTGATTCTAGATCGGCTTAACGAATCATCATATTTTCtaatcttctgcctgttactGATCTACGTCACTGGGTAACATATTAACATAATCCCTGCCTGCCTGCAAAATACTGATCTGATCTGCCCCCAAACGCGTCtgctagttagtgtgtttacatcatatCAAGAAGTTCTGCGTTATGAAACCAAGTTTGTTATCaagtttgttttcattgctgAAAGATGACGTAGCAATACAATTCAAACCTTTTCTTGTGTGCTGGTCATTTTACAGAGGACTGCTTGTCTAATCCTGAGTTCAACACCAGATTTGCTAGAGACAACACTTGTCCATGAAAAACAAGTCCgtacctttttttatttggaCCAACAAGCATCTCCAAACCACAACTTGTGTGTATGTTTGATAcgttacatatacatttttaaatgagtgctcaaaatattaagctttttgtgctaatatgtgatgtGCACCTAGTGCAGGAACCCTGATGTAGACTGTTGCTGTTCTAATTACTTTGGGCTGGAACAATTCCTCAATTCTATTTGagtattcaattaaaaaaaaagtgtaaagcCTCTCAAaatccatctctgcatgttgtgagtttggctttattataacgttcatgtGCTGGTCATATTTATCACGCAGTAAAAACGCCCCTCCCCGCGCCCAAAACGGGTTGCCTGTGGATGACAATCTGAAACAATAACTACTGGAAGGTTGTCCTGCTCCACTTCACAGTTTTATAATAACAAGACACACATTTATACAACAATTGAATTTATTCAAAAGGAAGAACCGCTCGTTCCGCGCGTCATACGTCATTACGCTATTTCTGCATCACTGCACATGTCTTTTCAGTTTCGGTTTTCAATTCCATCGAGTGTGTACATGCACTCTCAGTCGTATTAGAACAGGAATAAACCACACCATTCAATCCGATCGAGCTCAGTCGGATCGATTAAGGTGTTTACTATTAACGCAGCAGAAAAGCACACAGGATGTGAGAAATCAAGATGCATAAAACACGACATGAAATACAACGCCTAGAAATCTTTTCTTACTAATCTTGCTTGTGTGAACGACTGCTGATTATTAAACTGCTCTATATCCCCATTccatataacaaataaaacaataagtcAGCAACTCACTGCGTCTGAGCTGGTTTCAAAGTTTCTTGAAGCAACTCGACTGCTCTCTGACTGATCCATTCTTGTATTCTGATCCATTTTCTTCGGACATTTGTTCGACACTTTTGTGCATTCTGAGGTAGGCGTGGATCCACATAAATTACGCTTCATAGCCTGACTACATCAACTAACTCTTAATGTGGCAGCAGTCTCTTCTGGGAAAGTGGAATATGCACGGCTGATGTTAACAGCTGATGTTATATGGCATaccgttttaacatttaatctaaaatccgtactagtatctattttcatgctactagtacttctttttttttagatactagtatcttttcCATCAAATACTAGTTCTTATTCTTTAGCTACTGGTGCTTGTTATTTAGCTACTAGTACCTTTTTaaaagatactagtacttattcattaaacactagttattatttattagataccagtacttattcattagatactagcaCCTATTAAATAgacactagtacttattttattagatactagtacttatttcaaTAGTGACTAGTAACTATTCTGTTGTTCAGagtaacaatttttaaattttaccatTAATTTCTACTAGTAAGAATGTATTTGGAGATATCTTCTTTTAAACATGAGTACCTCTCCACTGTCCAATCAGAGTCCACATGGTAATACAATACATTAATATGCTGAATCAATCTGATTGCTAAGTAAGGATAACTGGCGTTGTATGTTAGGCTACCTTGCTGATTGGTTACCATGAAAACACAAGGAAAGattacaaacctgttgtccaacaaaagtaTAATGATATGTTTAGTCCAAATACATGTCACAACATCAGTTGAGTCttttaaataacttatttttgtgatctgacatggtttcattaaacagaatgaggcagaaatcatGCCACTTTATATTATTCTGAACAGTGATAAAGGCTATGTGGGTtagcattgcattttaaatttactttatttttataaaactacccgagatggcttgaagaacagaGATAAAAGCCATATATTGTTGtgataattgtttattttattcttgtttaaTCAGTAAAACGTCTATCTGCATGTTAAGCCCCGTTCACACTACAAGTGACATTCAAGATCCCATTTATTTCAGTGGAGAGCTGGTGATTTCCGGCGACAAGAGCAACGGCAAGCTACAGCGACCGTTGGCGACTGGATGGGGCGTGTCCAGCGACGTGACAAAGTTCAGAATCCCTCaaatttatgcaaatgaagagcgaCTTCTAGAAGCgacagccaataggaaagaagaCGGTAGAGCTCATGTGATCGTTCTCCTCTCAGCCGTAGATAAACATTCACAATGGAAAAAAGTAGGCtctgcttcttttttttatatatatgtacagatttaatttatatttgtattatatttaggcttttgcctccaaaatgtttgtatttagtgGTAAGAAACCTGATTCGCTGTCAAAGCAACCAGTAGTGAGAACGCCCACCAGCAACCTCGACAGAAGTCGCTGCTAGTGTGTGAACACAGCTTTATTCAGCTACTAAACTACATCTACAGCAAAAGCTGAATGCCTTTGTCCATTGAAGCATTGAAggccctttaaggcaagtcttTTCACTCAGTGGCCATCTATGAAACGCGTCTTGGGCAGGCAAGAGCAGCTCCTATTGATCTGAAT from Labeo rohita strain BAU-BD-2019 unplaced genomic scaffold, IGBB_LRoh.1.0 scaffold_2474, whole genome shotgun sequence carries:
- the LOC127159738 gene encoding F-box only protein 6-like — protein: MKRNLCGSTPTSECTKVSNKCPKKMDQNTRMDQSESSRVASRNFETSSDACSGQQSAIPLPMVEEILMNLPAHQVVQVCRLVCHEWKELVDSAAHWRERCKREEIQPYDASRVPEDWRLFYLQSKYRRNLLKNPKADDGLQEWEFVHNTGDHWVTGEIGKPFPDNTVTKCFVASSVYQKEQLIDLKKEGYSDAFMDQLQPHIKISDWYTPDSKYSRYKLYVRLLDQERKAISTFNPYKVILHRNDYPWCQ